One Gossypium raimondii isolate GPD5lz chromosome 3, ASM2569854v1, whole genome shotgun sequence genomic window carries:
- the LOC105797087 gene encoding alcohol dehydrogenase class-P, which produces MSTAGQVIRCKAAVAWESGKPLSIEEVEVAPPQKDEVRIKILFTSLCHTDVYFWDAKGQNPLFPRILGHEAGGIVESVGEGVTDLKPGDHVLPIFTGECKECPHCLSEESNMCDLLRINTDRGEMINDGKSRFSINGKPIYHFLGTSTFSEYTVVHVGQVAKINPEAPLDKVCVLSCGMSTGFGATVNVAKPKKGQSVAIFGLGAVGLAAAEGARVSGASRIIGVDLNPSRFELAKNFGVTEFVNPKDHNKPVQEVIAEMTGGGVDRSVECTGSIQAMISAFECVHDGWGVAVLVGVPNKDDAFKTHPVNLLNERTLKGTFFGNYKPRTDIPAVVERYMNKELELDKFITHSVPFSEINKAFEYMLAGEGLRCMIRMDA; this is translated from the exons ATGAGTACTGCTGGTCAAGTCATCCGTTGCAAAG CTGCGGTAGCATGGGAGTCGGGGAAGCCACTGTCAATAGAGGAAGTGGAAGTGGCACCACCGCAGAAGGATGAAGTCCGTATTAAGATACTCTTCACTTCTTTATGTCACACCGATGTCTACTTCTGGGATGCTAAG GGACAAAACCCTCTGTTTCCTCGCATACTAGGTCATGAAGCTGGAGG GATTGTGGAGAGTGTAGGTGAGGGGGTGACTGATCTAAAGCCAGGTGATCATGTTCTCCCCATCTTCACGGGGGAATGCAAGGAGTGTCCCCATTGCTTGTCAGAAGAAAGTAACATGTGTGATCTCCTCCGAATCAACACTGATAGGGGTGAAATGATTAATGATGGAAAATCCAGGTTTTCCATCAATGGGAAGCCTATCTACCACTTCCTAGGCACGTCTACTTTCAGTGAATACACTGTTGTCCATGTCGGCCAGGTTGCCAAGATCAATCCGGAGGCTCCGCTTGATAAAGTTTGTGTTCTAAGCTGCGGAATGTCCACAG GGTTTGGTGCCACTGTGAATGTAGCTAAACCCAAAAAGGGTCAATCCGTTGCAATATTTGGACTAGGTGCTGTCGGTCTTGCT GCTGCTGAAGGAGCAAGAGTTTCTGGGGCTTCCAGGATCATTGGTGTCGATTTGAACCCTAGCAGATTCGAACTAG CCAAGAACTTCGGTGTTACGGAGTTTGTGAATCCGAAAGATCACAACAAACCTGTTCAAGAG GTCATTGCTGAGATGACGGGTGGAGGAGTCGACCGCAGTGTTGAATGTACCGGGAGCATCCAGGCCATGATTTCTGCATTTGAATGTGTCCACGAT GGTTGGGGAGTTGCAGTGCTTGTGGGGGTTCCCAACAAAGACGATGCATTCAAAACTCATCCAGTGAATCTACTGAATGAAAGGACTCTCAAGGGTACTTTTTTTGGCAACTACAAACCTCGAACTGATATTCCTGCTGTCGTTGAGAGATACATGAACAAG GAACTTGAACTTGACAAGTTCATCACTCACTCTGTTCCCTTCTCTGAGATTAACAAGGCATTTGAGTACATGCTTGCTGGCGAGGGCCTGAGGTGCATGATTCGCATGGATGCATAA